AGTATTTGTGGGGAGTAATTAAGTTTAAGCCAAACATAAATAGGGTATAAATAATTGTTGAAAATAACAGCCACTTAAACAATTTACCTCTCTCTTTTAAAGGCTTCTCACCTAGGTTTGGATACACATCTTTATGTTCACTATCACTTTCAGATAGATGCTTTCCACATAAGGGACAATTGTTGGTTATATTATTAGTCTCAATTTTGCAGCTCTCACACCTCAAAGCCCGCACCTCTTTCCTATTAATAATTGGCTTCTATATTAACCTTAAGACCCTTCCCAACTAAAAAATCAACAAACTTTTTAGGTACAGTATTTTCTCCTATGATACTGGAGAAGGAAATGCTGATTGTATCTTTAAAGCTTATTACTGCACAGTTAAAGGCATTTTGCTTCGGAGCACCAATAAGAAAATCAAACCTTTCTACCATATCAGCCATAGCTTTTGGCAGTTCAATGTTTCCAACATTAGACAGGGTAGAAGTTGTAATACGCTCACCAAACAATGAAAATCCAGTCTTTAAGACTATGTTTTTTAACATAAGGGGAGCTATTCTCATGGCTATATTTTTTTCTGTTTGTACGTTGCCGCTGAATTTACCTCTTAAAGTATCTATATCCACACCATCTCGAATTTGTTTGCTAACAACTTCACATATATCCTTTAGCTTTATCCTTTCCGCACTTCCTTCAGGAGTAAATTCCACATTTATATATGAAGAAAAGTTGCGCAGGGTTTTGGAGGGAAATCTCTTTCTAAGATTAATTGGTACTGATATTTTAATAGGCTTCTTTTCAGTTGAGTTATAAACCTTAGCATCCAATATGGCATATATAAAAAGAGCCGTTAAAAACTCAGTAATTGTAGCATCAAATTCCTTGGAAAGCCTATGTAAGTCCTTCACATCAACTAAAACATGAAGAGCTTTTAAGGTATTTTCCTTTATTCTGGTGCCAGGAATCTTAAAGGCTGAGTTTTCCTTCAAGCTCATTTCATTGTTAGCCAGCGCATAGTATTGAAAGGAATCAGCTGTTTCTTCAGGCGTTGGCAAGTCCTTATGATATAAAATGCCATAGTTCTCTAGCTCAAAAGCATTATCAATAGGCTCTCTTCCATTTAACAAAGTAAAATAGTTAAAAAGCAGCGTTCTTAAAAAAATGGTTGCTCCAAATCCATCAGTAATAGAATGGAATATTTCTAGAGATATTCTATGCTTGTAGTGTAGAACTCTAAATAAATAGCCACCATCCTTTTTCTCTGAAAAGGGTGAGGTGGGATAGGTATCTTCAAGCCTTACTTTAGGTTCAGATTCATTTGGCTCAAAGTAATACCAGAACAAACCCTTCACAATATTAACAGAAAAGGTTGGAAACCTCTTGTAAGTCATTGTAAGTGCTGCTTGAAGAACCTCTGGATTTACTTCCTCTTTTAAAACTGCATCAATTCGAAACATTGGTGCCCAATTTTTTTCTCTGATAGCAGGATATATTTTTGCGGCATTATCTAATTTGTACCATTTTCCTTCCATAACGCTTACTCCCTTTATATAGAATCCCCTAAGGATTTTAAGTTTAGTTTCATAGTTAAAACCCTATATAGGGTTTTAAATTCAACTATTAACTTATACATGTCCTAAAAAGGCTTAAAGCTGCCTGTTTTATGACATGTATAGGTTTAGTTTCATAGTTAAAACCCTATAATTGCATTTACAAAAATATCTGACAGTGTTTTTATATATTCTTTTAACATATTTTCATCTCTAAGGTCTATATTTGAAAAGTCTTTAAAAATACATGGAAAGATTCCCATGAAGAGGCTTGAGGCTGTTAATTGAATGACAGCAATTTTATTTTTCTCTTTATCAGAAGCAGGCTGCTTATTTACTTTTCTGCAAAGCTCCTCACATAAAGCATTTAATTTATTAATAAAGACACCATTATAATTATTATTAAAGAATGGCTCATATAGTACTGCCTTTACAATATTGGGATATCTAATAGTTCCTTGAAGAATATATAGAAGCAATTCTTCTACTATTTTTCTTAAGTCCATGTCCTTGTTAATAATTTCGGTAAAGTCCATCATGAAATCTTTTTGTATATAATCAAAAGCTTCTTCAATAAGCTTTTCTTTTGAACCAAAATGGTAATTGATAGCTGCACTGTTTACGTTGGCTTCTTTTCCAATACTTCTTATTGTTACAGCATTAATTCCTTCTTTTTCAATACACCCAATAGTGGCTAGTATTATCTTTTGTTTTGTAGAAAGCTCCATGCTTACACCTCAATTTCATCAAAAAAATAATAATCACATGATTTAATCAAGTGATTAAATCATGTGATTATTATAGCTTGTAAATTATTTATAGTCAATAATAGCTGGGAATATTCATTTTAAGAAGCTTAAAATATTAATTTAATTTCTTTATTGATGGAGCTAAGACTTTGAGCGTTAAGGATAATACCTTATATAGAAATGGCAACTAACAACATAAAATGTAATTATCATACAGTATTCTGAAGATTTTGTGAAGAATGTCTTTTTTTGTGGAAAATGTAACAATGTAATAGTAATATTGGTAAAGTGAGGTGTTTAAGAATATGGGAGATGAGAAAAATGAATATTCGTTTTAAAACAAGAGGAAAGTTACTTTCATTGATTATTTCTACAATTTTAATTTTTAGCATAGTTGTTAGCGTGATTATTTATGTTCAGTTTAACAGCTTCATAACTAACAGTACTCTTAGGACAAGTTCAAACCTAAGCATGGAATTAATCAATCAGGAATATAAAGGCGACTGGAGCATAGTGAATGACAAACTATATAAGGGAAGCAAATTAATCAACGATGATACTGAGATGCTTGACAGCATTAAAAAGAGAGCTAATGTTGAGTGCACAATATTCCTAAAAGACACAAGAATTGCTACAACTATACCTGATAACAATGGCAGGGCAACAGGAACAAAAGCAGAAGAAAAGGTTATAGATACCGTTATAGCTAAAGGAACTGAGTATGTAGGTACTTCAACTGTTTTAAATGAACCATATAAAGCAATATACCTTCCTATAAAAGATAAAAATGGTTCAAATATAGGTATGTTCTTTATTGGAATGGATAAGAAAGTTATAGGCAGTCAAGTAAATGAAATACTAATAAAAATTTCTAGATTTACGCTTATACTAATCCTAGCATCAATAGTAGGAATGATGTTCTTTGCTACTAAATTTATAGTAAAACCTCTCAACAATACAAAGAAGTATCTGGGATTGCTATCAAACGGCGATTTATCCTTTGATATATCTAATGAATACTTAAAGAGGGATGATGAATTTGGTGAAATTACAAATGCCATAAAGTCTACGCAGGATTCAATTAAAGAGATGATTAAATCCATAAAGCAAAGCTCTGAAAATATTGATACTCAATCAGAAACCTTAACTGCAGTATCTGAAGAAATGGCAGCAGCCTCAAGCAATGTAACATCAGCAATACAAGATGTAGCAAAGGGTGCAGAGAATCAAACAGAGCGTTTGATGAAGGTTTCAGATATAACAAATAAATTTGGTTCACAGTTAGAAAACATAATACAAGCCATCGAAGAAGTTGATAAGAATGCAAATGAAATTGATAATATAGCAAACGACAGCAATAGCAAGATAGATAATCTGGCACAATCAATTAATGCAGTTAAAAGCGCATTCAATGATTTCTCAGATAAAATATCAAACTTAGGAACAAAAATTAACAAAATAAATGATATTTCCAACCTGATAAACGGAATAGCAAGTCAAACGAACCTTCTAGCACTTAATGCGGCTATTGAAGCAGCCAGAGCAGGTGAAGCAGGAAGGGGCTTTGCAGTTGTTGCTGACGAAATAAGAAAGCTTGCTGAAGAAAGTAAAAGTTCATCCGAGACTATTAATTCTCTAATAAGTGATATATCAAAAAACAGCAACAGTATGGTTAGCACCTCAAAGGAAATGAGCGATGAATTATCAAGCGAAATGGAGATAGTGAATGCAGCTATAAAATCCTTTGACAGTATTGTTAATGCCATAAGAGCTATAATTCCTAAAATACAGGAAGTAAATAACTCTTCAACTTCACTGCATAAAGATAAAGATATAGTAATGGAAAAGATAGAAGAAGTTGCATCAGTTGCCGTTCAGATGTCCGCATCCTCAGAGGAGATATCAGCATCCACAGAAGAAGTAAGTGCATCAACGGAAGAAGTGGCGGGAGCTGCACAAAACTTATGCAATATGACTAGAGAAATGCTGGAGAATGTAAATAAGTTTAAGTTGTAGGGGAAAAGGCGTCCTTAGGGGCGCCTTTTAATTTTATAAAAATCTAGCGAGATTACATATTATAACATGATTTTACATAATACGCGTTAAATACATATTAAATGCTTATTTAAACAAATATTGACAAAAAACTACTATTAATGTAGAATTTATTTTGTATTCTAAGGGCAAAACTACTGAAAGGTAGTGACGCAAAGCTACGAGTCTAAAGCGATGATTCGCCATGATAGTCGGGTTGCCGTTCACATTATAAAATTGTTTGCAAAATAATTGTATTGTGGGTAGGTAGCTATTGTGCTATCTATCCATTTTTTGTTTTTTGATATTAGTTAAAAACATAGGAAACCGTTTTAAAGAAGCTATGATAGGGGGCATGCTTTATGAAATTACAATCAATAAGACAGTCTATAAACTTTTGTGACTTAACCTGTTGGTATCAGCCTATTTACGACGTGAAGAGCGATATACTGCTTGGATATGAAGCTCTTATGCGTGATAAAAAACGTATCACATTAGATCCAATGGAAGTTTTTCAGAATGCACAGCTATTAGGGGAGCACAATATACTGGATAAACATTTAATTATTAAGGCACAGCAGCTTTTTGGGAAGTTAAAGGAGTATTCTTTGTTTATAAATATCCTTCCTTCGACATTGCTGCAAAGAGATTTTATTTCTTGGTGGGATAAGCATTCAGAAAATATCCCTAATATCGTATTAGAGCTGTCAGAAACC
The genomic region above belongs to Clostridium swellfunianum and contains:
- a CDS encoding methyl-accepting chemotaxis protein is translated as MNIRFKTRGKLLSLIISTILIFSIVVSVIIYVQFNSFITNSTLRTSSNLSMELINQEYKGDWSIVNDKLYKGSKLINDDTEMLDSIKKRANVECTIFLKDTRIATTIPDNNGRATGTKAEEKVIDTVIAKGTEYVGTSTVLNEPYKAIYLPIKDKNGSNIGMFFIGMDKKVIGSQVNEILIKISRFTLILILASIVGMMFFATKFIVKPLNNTKKYLGLLSNGDLSFDISNEYLKRDDEFGEITNAIKSTQDSIKEMIKSIKQSSENIDTQSETLTAVSEEMAAASSNVTSAIQDVAKGAENQTERLMKVSDITNKFGSQLENIIQAIEEVDKNANEIDNIANDSNSKIDNLAQSINAVKSAFNDFSDKISNLGTKINKINDISNLINGIASQTNLLALNAAIEAARAGEAGRGFAVVADEIRKLAEESKSSSETINSLISDISKNSNSMVSTSKEMSDELSSEMEIVNAAIKSFDSIVNAIRAIIPKIQEVNNSSTSLHKDKDIVMEKIEEVASVAVQMSASSEEISASTEEVSASTEEVAGAAQNLCNMTREMLENVNKFKL
- a CDS encoding TetR/AcrR family transcriptional regulator; the encoded protein is MELSTKQKIILATIGCIEKEGINAVTIRSIGKEANVNSAAINYHFGSKEKLIEEAFDYIQKDFMMDFTEIINKDMDLRKIVEELLLYILQGTIRYPNIVKAVLYEPFFNNNYNGVFINKLNALCEELCRKVNKQPASDKEKNKIAVIQLTASSLFMGIFPCIFKDFSNIDLRDENMLKEYIKTLSDIFVNAIIGF